One genomic window of bacterium includes the following:
- the rpsE gene encoding 30S ribosomal protein S5, whose product MITENQAQLASKTNEVDSNRQRIVQRRKQGVSNLIQGRVSAPNTTQQSSQKKEKELDHVLLKMKRVTKVHSGGKRMRMSVFMVVGDKKGRLAIGSGKGIDTKIAQEKALERAKRKLVKVNLKGRTIPHEITVKFGAAKVMLKPAAPGTGIIAGGPVRKVLEMAGVSDILTKQLGCSNPVSNAYATMKGLTMLKK is encoded by the coding sequence ATGATAACTGAAAACCAAGCACAACTAGCTTCAAAAACGAATGAAGTTGATAGTAACAGACAACGAATTGTACAAAGGAGAAAACAAGGGGTTTCAAACCTTATACAAGGTAGGGTTTCTGCTCCAAATACTACTCAACAATCATCTCAAAAGAAAGAAAAGGAACTTGATCATGTTTTGCTGAAAATGAAAAGAGTAACAAAGGTGCATTCTGGAGGAAAAAGAATGAGGATGTCAGTATTTATGGTCGTTGGCGACAAAAAAGGTAGATTAGCAATTGGTTCTGGTAAGGGAATTGACACTAAAATAGCTCAGGAAAAAGCACTTGAAAGAGCTAAGCGGAAATTAGTTAAAGTAAATTTGAAAGGTAGGACAATACCTCATGAAATAACTGTGAAGTTTGGTGCTGCAAAAGTGATGTTGAAACCAGCAGCTCCTGGAACTGGTATTATCGCTGGGGGACCAGTTAGAAAAGTATTGGAAATGGCTGGTGTAAGTGATATTTTAACAAAGCAACTTGGTTGTTCAAATCCAGTTTCAAATGCTTATGCAACTATGAAAGGTTTAACTATGTTGAAAAAATAG
- the rplR gene encoding 50S ribosomal protein L18, whose amino-acid sequence MSKRIKHQKRKLSIRSRLQREVTGYVLSVFRSNKHIYGYVHDNKGKVLFSASSLKLKNKNKIEDANEVGLLVSKMMKDNEIEKVTFDRSGYKYHGRVKALVESVRQNNIII is encoded by the coding sequence ATGAGTAAAAGGATAAAGCATCAAAAAAGAAAACTAAGTATAAGATCTAGGCTTCAAAGAGAAGTAACTGGGTATGTTTTGTCAGTCTTTAGGTCTAATAAGCATATCTATGGTTATGTACATGATAACAAAGGTAAGGTATTGTTTTCTGCAAGTAGTCTTAAACTAAAAAATAAGAACAAGATTGAAGATGCGAATGAGGTTGGACTTTTGGTTTCGAAAATGATGAAGGATAATGAAATTGAAAAAGTTACATTTGATAGAAGTGGCTACAAGTATCATGGAAGAGTGAAGGCATTAGTAGAAAGTGTTAGGCAAAATAATATAATCATATAG
- the rplF gene encoding 50S ribosomal protein L6 — protein sequence MSKIGKAPVKVPAGVEIKTENNNIYGGISVLVSGPRGDLRIDMQPGITFQVVNEEIVFDRDSDEKQLRAYHGLYRSIVNNAVIGVTQGYEKKLEIQGIGYKAELNGNKLSLKVGYSHPIIIEAPADINFELKDPVNITISGIDKQKVTEYAAKIRKVRKPEPYKGKGIRYAGEVVRRKQGKTAGSK from the coding sequence ATGTCAAAGATTGGAAAGGCTCCTGTAAAAGTACCAGCAGGAGTGGAAATAAAAACAGAAAACAATAATATATATGGTGGGATTAGTGTATTGGTGAGCGGTCCACGAGGCGATTTGAGAATTGATATGCAGCCGGGTATAACATTTCAAGTAGTTAATGAAGAAATAGTTTTTGATAGAGATAGTGATGAAAAGCAACTTAGAGCTTATCATGGATTGTATAGATCTATAGTAAATAATGCTGTCATTGGAGTCACTCAAGGTTATGAAAAGAAATTGGAGATTCAAGGAATTGGCTACAAGGCAGAATTGAATGGCAATAAATTAAGTTTGAAAGTTGGTTATTCACATCCCATAATCATAGAAGCACCAGCTGATATCAATTTTGAATTGAAAGATCCGGTAAACATTACTATAAGTGGGATCGACAAACAAAAGGTTACAGAATATGCCGCAAAAATTCGTAAAGTGAGGAAGCCGGAACCTTATAAAGGAAAGGGTATAAGATATGCAGGTGAAGTAGTTAGAAGAAAGCAAGGAAAGACCGCGGGTAGTAAGTAG
- a CDS encoding 30S ribosomal protein S8, protein MDNLSNFLSSLKNIGTAGKYEITVNHSNLVENVAIVLKERGFLESVEVSDNPKIKNAKTIKAKISSIEGAPAISEVKRISKSGVRVYTGYKSIKKVLGGRGVSIISTTKGVMTGEDAYRQRLGGEILCEIY, encoded by the coding sequence ATGGATAATTTATCGAACTTTTTAAGTTCACTTAAAAACATAGGAACTGCAGGAAAGTATGAAATAACTGTAAATCATTCAAACCTTGTAGAAAATGTTGCAATAGTTTTAAAGGAGAGAGGTTTTCTGGAGTCAGTAGAAGTTTCTGACAATCCTAAAATCAAAAATGCCAAAACTATCAAAGCAAAGATATCAAGTATTGAAGGTGCTCCAGCTATTTCAGAAGTGAAAAGAATTTCAAAATCAGGTGTAAGAGTTTATACAGGTTACAAAAGTATCAAAAAAGTTTTGGGTGGAAGAGGTGTAAGTATTATTTCGACTACCAAAGGCGTAATGACTGGTGAAGATGCATACAGGCAGAGATTAGGTGGAGAAATTTTGTGTGAAATTTATTAA
- a CDS encoding type Z 30S ribosomal protein S14, whose amino-acid sequence MSTVAKEYKAKMNKAGKGKYSTRNYNRCNICGRSGAYFRQFGVCRICLRKLSFNGEIPGVTKATW is encoded by the coding sequence ATGAGTACTGTTGCTAAAGAATACAAAGCAAAAATGAATAAGGCAGGTAAGGGCAAGTATTCTACAAGAAATTATAATAGATGTAATATTTGTGGTAGATCTGGTGCTTACTTTCGACAATTTGGAGTTTGTAGAATATGCCTGAGAAAGCTTTCTTTTAATGGTGAAATTCCCGGCGTAACAAAAGCGACTTGGTAA
- the rplE gene encoding 50S ribosomal protein L5, with the protein MTNLQDKYKKEIAKKLASELEIKNLLGLPRIEKVVVNFGLGEALKNANALENTIDAIKEMTGQAPVLTKARVDISNFSLRKGAKIGCMVTLRKDKMWDFLDRTMNVALPRVKDFRGLPKKFDKAGNFTLGFKEQTVFPEVDGTKLDKLRGFEVTIVIKNSDPEKSLKLLEMLGMPFVKTNI; encoded by the coding sequence ATGACTAATTTGCAAGATAAATATAAAAAAGAAATAGCAAAGAAATTGGCAAGTGAATTGGAAATAAAAAATCTTTTGGGACTACCAAGGATTGAAAAGGTGGTAGTAAATTTCGGATTAGGTGAGGCTTTGAAAAATGCTAATGCTTTGGAAAATACAATTGATGCTATCAAAGAAATGACTGGGCAGGCTCCAGTATTGACTAAGGCTAGAGTTGATATTTCAAATTTTTCTTTAAGAAAGGGTGCGAAAATAGGATGTATGGTTACTTTGAGAAAGGATAAAATGTGGGACTTTCTAGATAGGACTATGAATGTTGCTCTACCTAGAGTAAAGGATTTTAGAGGTCTACCTAAGAAGTTTGATAAAGCAGGAAATTTTACTTTAGGATTCAAAGAACAAACTGTATTTCCTGAAGTTGATGGCACTAAACTAGACAAACTTAGAGGTTTTGAAGTGACAATAGTTATAAAAAATTCTGATCCAGAGAAATCACTAAAATTACTAGAAATGTTAGGAATGCCATTTGTTAAAACTAATATATAA
- the rplX gene encoding 50S ribosomal protein L24, translated as MNLKKDQKVKIICGDDKGKSGKILKMSKDKQYLWVEGINMKTRHAKPNKTLGFAGGLFKVEGKIHHSNVVLTDYIEDEKSKSVKIKKENVKRKTLASSSEKKND; from the coding sequence ATGAATTTAAAAAAAGATCAAAAAGTAAAAATAATTTGTGGTGATGATAAAGGTAAGTCCGGAAAGATATTGAAAATGAGCAAGGACAAACAATATTTATGGGTTGAGGGAATCAATATGAAAACAAGGCATGCTAAGCCAAACAAAACACTAGGCTTTGCAGGTGGATTGTTTAAAGTTGAAGGGAAAATCCATCATTCAAATGTTGTTTTGACAGATTATATTGAAGATGAAAAGAGCAAGTCAGTGAAGATTAAAAAAGAAAATGTAAAGCGAAAAACATTAGCATCTTCAAGTGAAAAAAAGAATGACTAA
- the rplN gene encoding 50S ribosomal protein L14: MLQSKSHVTIADNSGAKEAMIIQVRGGLKGGKWHRYARIGDICSAAVTKVKPNGQFKDGDKCHIVIVRTKKEQRRKDGTYIRFDDNAAVIIDMKNRDPKGTRVFGPIARELKAKGFNKIISLAPEVL, from the coding sequence ATGTTACAATCTAAATCTCATGTAACAATTGCAGATAATTCAGGAGCTAAGGAAGCTATGATTATACAGGTAAGAGGTGGGTTAAAGGGTGGTAAATGGCATAGGTATGCAAGGATTGGAGATATTTGTTCGGCAGCTGTAACGAAGGTTAAGCCTAATGGTCAATTTAAGGATGGTGATAAATGCCATATAGTTATTGTCAGAACAAAGAAAGAACAAAGAAGAAAGGATGGAACTTATATTCGATTTGACGATAATGCTGCTGTAATAATTGATATGAAAAATAGAGATCCAAAAGGGACTAGAGTATTTGGACCAATTGCAAGAGAGTTGAAAGCGAAGGGTTTCAACAAAATTATCTCTCTCGCTCCAGAAGTATTGTAA
- a CDS encoding mitochondrial small ribosomal subunit protein uS17m, with translation MDKNIKAKKKIVGIVVSDKMEGTVSVKVTRSFAHSKYKKILRKSKKYLVSKSDLNPKVGDVVNMVSIRPLSKRVAHKLVN, from the coding sequence ATGGATAAGAATATAAAAGCAAAAAAGAAAATTGTTGGGATAGTAGTTTCAGACAAGATGGAAGGCACAGTTTCTGTGAAAGTAACGCGAAGCTTTGCACATTCAAAATACAAAAAAATATTAAGAAAATCAAAAAAGTATTTAGTATCAAAATCAGACTTGAATCCTAAAGTTGGTGATGTTGTAAATATGGTTTCGATTAGACCTTTGTCTAAAAGGGTCGCACATAAATTAGTAAATTAA
- the rplP gene encoding 50S ribosomal protein L16, with protein sequence MLQPARTKYRKQMKGRMGGLAFSGNSLTVGNYGIQALERCRITPNQIEAARRVIVRETQRKGKLWLRIFPDKPITKKPAETRMGSGKGDIDHYVAIVKPGRVIFELSGVSKEIAKTALEKAAKKLPIHVRFLIKSESEV encoded by the coding sequence ATGTTACAACCAGCAAGAACAAAATACAGGAAGCAAATGAAAGGAAGAATGGGAGGGCTTGCTTTTTCTGGTAATTCCTTGACAGTTGGGAATTATGGCATTCAAGCGTTAGAAAGATGTAGGATTACTCCAAACCAGATTGAAGCTGCTAGAAGAGTTATAGTTAGGGAAACTCAAAGAAAGGGGAAATTATGGTTAAGAATATTCCCAGATAAGCCAATTACAAAAAAGCCAGCTGAAACAAGAATGGGCTCAGGCAAAGGTGATATTGATCATTATGTTGCAATAGTGAAGCCAGGTAGAGTTATATTTGAGCTTAGTGGTGTTAGTAAGGAGATTGCAAAAACTGCTTTGGAAAAGGCAGCAAAAAAGTTACCTATTCATGTAAGATTTTTGATCAAATCAGAATCTGAAGTTTAA
- the rpsC gene encoding 30S ribosomal protein S3 has product MGHKTNPIVLRLGVNKTHSSSWFSKTKLDFAKNLAEDNKVRRFIEKKLDSSGIESIFIYRNINDIQIDVTVARPGVVIGRGGKAIEDLKKDLAKLLKVKVDVKIIESKNPESQAAIVAYMVADQCKRRVSPKQAMQRELLKMKAIPSVRGAKISVSGRIRGTEIARTEKVSFGSVPLQTLKANVDYHLYNVRVPNAGLHGIKVWIYKEDKLEK; this is encoded by the coding sequence ATGGGACACAAAACTAATCCAATTGTTTTGCGATTGGGAGTAAATAAAACACATTCAAGTAGTTGGTTTTCAAAGACAAAACTTGATTTTGCGAAGAATTTGGCTGAGGACAACAAAGTAAGAAGATTTATTGAAAAGAAACTTGATTCTTCCGGAATTGAATCAATATTTATTTATAGGAATATAAATGATATACAAATAGATGTAACTGTGGCTAGACCAGGTGTAGTTATAGGTAGAGGTGGCAAAGCGATAGAAGATTTAAAGAAAGATTTGGCGAAACTGTTGAAAGTAAAAGTAGATGTGAAAATTATTGAATCAAAGAATCCCGAATCTCAAGCAGCTATTGTTGCTTATATGGTTGCAGATCAATGCAAAAGGAGGGTTTCTCCAAAACAAGCTATGCAAAGAGAGCTTCTAAAAATGAAGGCAATACCTAGTGTAAGGGGTGCAAAAATATCAGTTTCAGGTCGCATAAGAGGTACTGAAATTGCTAGAACGGAAAAGGTATCTTTTGGATCTGTTCCTTTGCAAACTCTGAAAGCCAATGTAGACTATCATTTGTATAATGTCAGGGTTCCTAATGCAGGATTGCATGGTATAAAAGTTTGGATATACAAAGAAGATAAATTGGAGAAATAA
- the rplV gene encoding 50S ribosomal protein L22, whose protein sequence is MTKKFAIAKNKYTGISVQKTRLVADMVRMQNALDVLDALKFVNRSGSKSVYKTISSAVANAKVAGLSVNSLVVSKIMVDEAPTLKRARIASRHGVREILKRSSHITVVLEEINGTQN, encoded by the coding sequence ATGACGAAAAAATTTGCAATAGCAAAAAACAAGTATACAGGTATTTCAGTTCAAAAAACTAGGTTGGTTGCAGATATGGTTCGAATGCAAAATGCTTTGGATGTATTGGATGCTTTAAAATTTGTAAATAGATCAGGTTCAAAATCTGTTTATAAAACAATAAGTAGTGCAGTGGCGAATGCCAAAGTAGCTGGTTTATCAGTGAATAGTTTGGTTGTAAGCAAGATAATGGTTGATGAAGCACCAACATTGAAAAGAGCTAGAATTGCATCAAGACACGGTGTTCGTGAGATATTGAAAAGATCTTCTCATATAACTGTAGTTTTAGAAGAAATTAATGGGACACAAAACTAA